The nucleotide window ACTTGTTTGGATTTTgtgaagattataaaaaaatactactcaACTGtaatcaacaaataattttaaacagatCGTCTACAGATTTTGATGAGTTGTATGTTTTGACGACAACTCCtaatgaaaaacttaaaaaagtagccattgaattaaataaaattatctggaAGATGCCCATCATCAGAGTTagtgataaagaaaaaataaaactgttaaaagtATTAGACTCTCGTAAACCAGTTGCATGTGCGTTCAGAAATTGGGACTTGTGAGAGTATCCAGTTCTCCCTCAGAACACTTCTCATTCGTGGACGGTAAAATCAAGCAGTTTGTTGGAGAAACCTAGATTTGCATTAATCGGACTTCAAACcgatcgaaaaaataattcatttaatccATCAGGACGATTCGATCACTGCTATTTGAAAAACCTAAAAGTACATTTAAACTCTGAAGTATATCCATATGAAGATTTTCGTGCAGATTTCACAAACAATGTTACGGCTATATTGTACAAGGCATATGCTGAATTCCAGAAATCGTACTACAAGAGAGAGTATAGTGACCCTTTActtcctaaaaatatttttcaacaatttgtaCCAATCGTAGTCGTGGATTTATCACGACAGAATGACAACGTAAAATCATCGACTGTAGATTTACGAATTGAATTCGAAACAGACAAGGCCATTCCAGCAAAAACCGCAGCTTATTGTCTCATTTTACACgatcaaattataacttataacccgTTTAATGGTGATGTAAGGAAATTGTAaatagtttgtaaaaataaaaattttttttttaaaaaaaaattatgatgttgtttttatttaattatttgccatattaaaatataattataaacatttttttttctgattgtattacaataaaatacagtacAGTTACAGTACAGTACAGTAAGTCGATGCAGTCGGACGTTTTTTCCTTATTCGCTCCGTTATCGTGCAGTTATTTCATTGTCAAAG belongs to Aphis gossypii isolate Hap1 unplaced genomic scaffold, ASM2018417v2 Contig00654, whole genome shotgun sequence and includes:
- the LOC126554946 gene encoding uncharacterized protein LOC126554946, which encodes MDEMYLDVAGGYEEDCKITQMQYHSFLPYSTTALSNNDEIRISIQNMDAYTFPCESYLYIEGKLNIPADITAEKSEFSFTNNGLAFLFSEIRYEINGVEIQKLKSPGISSSLKGFCSHTPSELNNLQNAAWDVDMDASENKHFMLNNKFAGCIPLKHLFGFCEDYKKILLNCNQQIILNRSSTDFDELYVLTTTPNEKLKKVAIELNKIIWKMPIIRVSDKEKIKLLKVLDSRKPVACAFRNWDFLLEKPRFALIGLQTDRKNNSFNPSGRFDHCYLKNLKVHLNSEVYPYEDFRADFTNNVTAILYKAYAEFQKSYYKREYSDPLLPKNIFQQFVPIVVVDLSRQNDNVKSSTVDLRIEFETDKAIPAKTAAYCLILHDQIITYNPFNGDVRKL